One genomic segment of Amycolatopsis sp. WQ 127309 includes these proteins:
- a CDS encoding N-acetylglucosamine kinase → MTFAVGVDAGGTSTRAALVDAAGVVLGTGRGGGANPNAHAPEVAAGRIADAITAALGGRDPGGVRACVVGMAGVSKLSDPAIAAVFDAAWTRIGLTGVVRTVADAEVAYASATAAPDGTVLVAGTGSIAGRIRKRRLAGTAGGYGWLLGDEGSAFWLGREAVRSTLEALGRGLSLDGLPSAVLAEALGPSGVDVRTDAERLAASRALITNANAEAPVRLARFAPLVSAAHDAGEPAAGEIVARGAGLLVANALAAREPGESTPVVLVGSVLTGSSPVGALVRRGLTGLEVLTSSDGVLGAAWLAAVDAFGEGAPRPALLRK, encoded by the coding sequence GTGACCTTCGCTGTCGGCGTGGACGCCGGCGGCACGTCGACCAGGGCCGCACTGGTCGACGCCGCCGGCGTCGTGCTGGGTACCGGGCGCGGCGGCGGCGCCAACCCCAACGCGCACGCGCCCGAGGTGGCCGCGGGCCGGATCGCCGACGCGATCACCGCGGCCCTCGGCGGGCGCGACCCCGGCGGCGTGCGCGCGTGCGTCGTCGGCATGGCCGGGGTCAGCAAGCTGAGCGACCCGGCGATCGCGGCCGTGTTCGACGCGGCGTGGACCCGGATCGGGCTCACCGGCGTCGTGCGCACGGTCGCCGACGCCGAAGTGGCGTACGCGTCCGCGACCGCCGCGCCGGACGGGACCGTGCTCGTCGCCGGCACCGGCTCGATCGCGGGCCGGATCCGCAAGCGGCGGCTGGCCGGCACCGCGGGCGGTTACGGCTGGCTGCTCGGTGACGAGGGGTCGGCGTTCTGGCTCGGCCGCGAAGCCGTCCGGTCCACTTTGGAGGCACTCGGGCGCGGGTTGTCACTCGACGGCCTCCCCTCGGCGGTGCTCGCCGAAGCGCTCGGACCGTCCGGTGTGGACGTCCGGACCGACGCCGAGCGGCTCGCCGCGTCCCGGGCGTTGATCACGAACGCCAACGCGGAGGCGCCGGTGCGGCTGGCCCGGTTCGCCCCCTTGGTGAGCGCGGCGCACGACGCCGGCGAGCCCGCGGCGGGCGAAATCGTGGCCCGCGGGGCCGGGCTACTGGTCGCGAACGCCCTCGCCGCGCGCGAGCCCGGCGAGTCGACCCCGGTCGTCCTCGTCGGTTCGGTGCTCACCGGGAGCAGCCCGGTCGGGGCGCTCGTGCGGCGTGGATTGACCGGTCTCGAGGTGCTGACCAGCTCCGATGGGGTGCTCGGGGCGGCCTGGCTGGCCGCCGTCGACGCCTTCGGCGAGGGGGCACCGAGACCCGCGCTCCTGCGAAAATGA
- a CDS encoding DUF3159 domain-containing protein, producing the protein MSEQPRESLAQILGGRRGALDASIPPVGFVVGWLAAGQSIAWGAGAAIAVAVALGVFRYARGGKIRAIVVSLAAVVAAALIALHTGRAQDFFLLQLMSNVASALLWAASIVVRWPLLGVVVGLVLGQKTRWRRDPVLLKAYSRASWVWVFGQYVLRVVVYGLLWWSGQVIALGVARTVLSWPLVALTVAVSGWVLYRALPPEHPGLRLTPETRPEDVPGA; encoded by the coding sequence GTGTCCGAACAACCCCGCGAGTCGCTCGCGCAGATCCTCGGCGGCCGCCGAGGTGCGCTCGACGCCAGCATCCCGCCGGTCGGTTTCGTCGTGGGCTGGCTCGCGGCCGGCCAGTCCATCGCCTGGGGGGCCGGCGCCGCCATCGCGGTCGCCGTCGCGCTCGGGGTCTTCCGGTACGCCCGCGGCGGCAAGATCCGCGCGATCGTGGTCAGCCTCGCCGCCGTCGTCGCGGCCGCGCTGATCGCGCTGCACACCGGCCGCGCCCAGGACTTCTTCCTGCTGCAGCTGATGTCCAATGTGGCCAGCGCGCTGCTCTGGGCGGCCAGCATCGTGGTCCGCTGGCCGCTGCTCGGTGTCGTCGTGGGCCTGGTGCTGGGCCAGAAGACGCGCTGGCGCCGCGACCCCGTCCTGCTCAAGGCCTACTCGAGGGCGAGTTGGGTGTGGGTGTTCGGCCAGTACGTGCTGCGCGTCGTCGTCTACGGCCTGCTGTGGTGGTCCGGCCAGGTGATCGCGCTCGGCGTGGCCCGCACGGTGCTGTCGTGGCCGCTGGTCGCGCTGACCGTCGCGGTCAGTGGCTGGGTGCTCTACCGCGCGTTGCCGCCGGAGCACCCGGGCCTGCGCTTGACCCCCGAAACCCGGCCGGAGGACGTACCCGGGGCATAA
- a CDS encoding SGNH/GDSL hydrolase family protein, translating into MYGFDSYVALGDSFTEGLNDALPDGSFRGWADRLAEILAAGRSDFRYANLSLRGKMLDEIMDEQLPIALELKPDLVTLCAGGNDIIVPGADVEAVVERFEEGVAKLREAGIPVLIFNGPDTKVLSVMSVLRGKVAIYNTHLWAIAERHGARMVDLWTMGPLHDRRAWSDDRLHFSPEAHRRIALKSAEVLGIPVASDWREPWPSEDTPSRWIDSRRSDLAWTKVHLLPWIRRQLRGESMGDGLSPKRPQLAPLVPIEVLEAAENAQQQQQAS; encoded by the coding sequence GTGTACGGATTCGACAGCTATGTGGCGCTCGGTGACAGCTTCACCGAGGGGCTCAACGACGCGTTGCCGGACGGTTCGTTCCGGGGCTGGGCCGATCGGCTAGCCGAGATCCTGGCGGCCGGGCGGTCCGACTTCCGGTACGCGAACCTGTCCCTGCGGGGCAAGATGCTCGACGAGATCATGGACGAGCAGCTGCCGATCGCGCTGGAGCTGAAGCCCGACCTGGTCACGCTCTGCGCCGGCGGCAACGACATCATCGTCCCGGGCGCCGACGTCGAAGCGGTCGTCGAGCGGTTCGAGGAGGGCGTCGCGAAGCTGCGCGAGGCCGGCATCCCGGTACTGATCTTCAACGGCCCGGACACCAAGGTGCTGTCGGTGATGTCGGTGCTGCGCGGCAAGGTGGCGATCTACAACACGCACCTGTGGGCGATCGCGGAGCGCCACGGAGCCCGCATGGTCGACCTGTGGACAATGGGCCCGCTACACGACCGCCGAGCCTGGAGCGACGATCGTCTCCACTTCTCCCCGGAGGCCCACCGCCGCATAGCCCTGAAGTCGGCGGAGGTCCTGGGCATCCCGGTGGCCAGCGACTGGCGCGAGCCGTGGCCATCGGAGGACACCCCGAGCCGCTGGATCGACTCGCGCAGGTCGGACCTGGCGTGGACGAAGGTGCACCTGCTGCCGTGGATCCGCCGCCAGCTACGAGGCGAGTCGATGGGGGACGGCCTGTCCCCGAAGCGGCCGCAGCTGGCGCCGTTGGTGCCGATCGAGGTTCTCGAAGCGGCGGAGAACGCTCAGCAACAGCAGCAGGCCAGCTGA
- a CDS encoding OmpA family protein gives MSGGRGWIRLIPIAVLVTALLAGVVTWAQAGSVQRDLTTKSQDALAAAGLPAGSVSFDGRDATLSGFPPDKALRALDVVQNVDGVRAAQISGDVIPVAPTPSPSPSPSQSPTRTTQPTKTTSPPPPPTDKAGVQAEIDRMLAEAPIAFVPNTARLTPEGEQAAKGVAVALAKSPATFRYRVTGHVARGPGGESAALKLSRDRARAVARILTSNGLTAGRVTSRGLGDTRPAAGGEEDRRVEITVV, from the coding sequence ATGTCCGGTGGGCGTGGCTGGATCCGGTTGATCCCGATCGCGGTGCTGGTCACGGCGCTGCTGGCGGGGGTCGTGACCTGGGCGCAGGCCGGGAGCGTCCAGCGCGACCTCACCACGAAGTCCCAGGACGCGCTCGCCGCCGCGGGGCTTCCCGCGGGCTCCGTCAGCTTCGACGGCCGGGATGCCACCCTCAGCGGCTTTCCGCCCGACAAGGCCTTGCGCGCCCTCGATGTGGTCCAGAACGTCGATGGCGTCCGGGCCGCGCAGATCTCCGGCGACGTCATCCCCGTGGCCCCGACACCGAGCCCCAGCCCCAGCCCCAGCCAGAGCCCGACAAGGACAACACAACCGACGAAGACAACGAGCCCACCGCCGCCGCCCACCGACAAGGCCGGTGTGCAGGCCGAGATCGATCGGATGCTCGCCGAAGCGCCCATCGCCTTCGTACCGAACACCGCTCGGCTCACTCCCGAAGGCGAGCAGGCCGCCAAGGGCGTCGCCGTCGCGCTCGCGAAGTCGCCCGCGACCTTCCGGTACCGCGTCACCGGGCACGTCGCCCGGGGGCCCGGTGGCGAGAGCGCCGCTCTGAAACTCTCCCGGGACCGCGCCCGGGCCGTCGCGCGGATCCTCACGTCGAACGGGCTGACCGCCGGGCGCGTGACGTCGCGGGGGCTGGGTGACACCCGGCCCGCCGCCGGTGGCGAAGAGGACCGGCGCGTCGAGATCACCGTCGTCTGA
- a CDS encoding DUF4190 domain-containing protein gives MMTDPQYPPTTARHGSRPAPPVTATERRQANAKPARNILAIVGLLLGIAALAVAFVPDIGFVAWPLGAIGLVLGVLGVVQVKKGTVGGRGLAITAVVVSVVALLSTGGMLVYSTFLGGGSSGLHMPAAAGDKHAVVFQVTSAGGATVRYGSLSDQRTETAPASTDAWQGQASYNNGSYLLTLTADTRNSNSYNDIACAILVDGKKVAENSGTSIALCTANVG, from the coding sequence ATGATGACCGACCCGCAGTACCCGCCGACCACCGCGCGCCACGGCAGCAGGCCGGCGCCGCCGGTGACGGCCACTGAGCGTCGTCAAGCGAATGCGAAACCCGCCCGGAACATCCTGGCGATCGTCGGCCTGCTCCTCGGGATCGCGGCCCTGGCCGTCGCTTTCGTCCCGGACATCGGGTTCGTCGCGTGGCCCCTGGGCGCGATCGGGCTGGTCCTGGGCGTCCTCGGGGTGGTCCAGGTCAAGAAGGGCACCGTGGGCGGCCGCGGGCTGGCGATCACCGCCGTCGTCGTCTCCGTCGTGGCGCTGCTCTCGACCGGCGGGATGCTGGTCTACTCGACCTTCCTCGGCGGCGGCAGCTCCGGGCTGCACATGCCCGCGGCGGCCGGCGACAAGCACGCCGTGGTCTTCCAGGTGACCTCCGCCGGCGGCGCGACCGTGCGCTACGGCAGCCTCAGCGACCAGCGCACCGAAACCGCGCCCGCGAGCACCGACGCGTGGCAGGGCCAGGCTTCGTACAACAATGGTTCCTATCTTTTGACGCTCACCGCGGACACGCGCAATTCGAATTCATACAACGATATCGCGTGCGCCATTCTCGTCGACGGCAAGAAGGTCGCGGAGAACAGCGGGACGAGCATCGCGCTCTGCACGGCCAACGTGGGCTGA
- a CDS encoding BTAD domain-containing putative transcriptional regulator has protein sequence MAETRFQLLGPVQLFAGDVPVPIGGPGVRGLLALLALQPGKVVALDDIIDALWGHDPPATARTIIHGNVSHLRRVLRDIESDAAILTTPPGYRLVAEPGQIDAHRARTLLDRASVANPETAAALLAEALALWQGPVLGGVPESVRAPELAELRRAVHGARVDADLNLGRHAELIVELSPLADPLEERTAGQLMRALYHAGRRGDALELYRTVSRATVGTLGVEPGAELRWLHERVLNDDLPAPAEAPAKAISQLPAAVPSLAGRAGELDWLDALVTRVEAGETTIAVVTGTAGVGKSTLVVWWAHRVAARFPDGVLFASLRGFDPHHPPLEPAELLTQFLLGLGVETAQVPELLHERVALYRSLIAGRRMLVLLDDARTAEQVRPLLPPSARTMTVVTSRSRLDGLAVSNAAKQRVLGTLAPGDAVRLIEELAGPAEHNHTLARLCGYLPLALRIAGARLSASPQRTAAELVDELGNERTRLAGLQVDGAEDGVRAAFDVSFRGLPGEIAETFLQLGGVPGVMVGPHLMAAVAQIPVAEARRRLRALAAHNLIEETARDVFAPHDLVWLYLRELAEQELAEKERDETLGWTVRYYQAVADRARRRLARVVDPLDFAGVLAEDVMPPLPGFAEAQDWFGAEWPNLLAVLDAAYAAGRYDDVWRLALLAHTYRVACPLLDEWTRMADLGVAAAEAAGDVAGQCWLRLTRCEIALTFELPGAGLADAERARELAAGLADDRLATAADLQLGRALSRLGEHERAVERLRTVIAAADGDAVLLGQALSSCAAAEQRAGRVPDAIAHQLAALRIDRELGDDDRVVRSLDDLAALSLRAGDRPAAERYVREAIDLAISREFVAREGALRLTLGRVLRAKGDPAGAREQLAMSVRIYERVHPKLVGEVRAELAELQ, from the coding sequence GTGGCCGAAACCCGCTTCCAGCTGCTCGGGCCCGTCCAGCTCTTCGCCGGCGACGTCCCGGTGCCCATCGGCGGCCCCGGCGTCCGCGGGCTGCTCGCGCTGCTGGCCCTCCAGCCCGGCAAGGTCGTCGCGCTCGACGACATCATCGACGCGCTCTGGGGCCACGACCCGCCCGCGACGGCCCGGACCATCATCCACGGCAACGTCTCCCACCTGCGGCGCGTCCTGCGGGACATCGAGAGCGACGCCGCCATCCTCACCACCCCGCCCGGCTACCGGCTGGTGGCCGAGCCCGGGCAGATCGACGCCCACCGGGCGCGCACGCTGCTGGACCGGGCGTCCGTGGCGAACCCCGAAACGGCGGCCGCGCTGCTGGCCGAGGCGCTCGCGCTGTGGCAGGGGCCGGTGCTCGGCGGGGTGCCCGAGTCGGTGCGGGCGCCCGAGCTGGCGGAGTTGCGCCGGGCCGTGCACGGCGCCCGCGTCGACGCGGACCTGAACCTGGGCCGGCACGCCGAGCTGATCGTCGAACTGAGCCCGCTCGCCGATCCCCTGGAGGAGCGGACCGCGGGGCAGCTGATGCGGGCGCTCTACCACGCCGGGCGCCGCGGGGACGCGCTCGAGCTGTACCGGACCGTCTCCCGCGCCACCGTCGGCACCCTGGGCGTCGAACCCGGCGCCGAGCTGCGCTGGCTCCACGAGCGCGTGCTCAACGACGACCTCCCGGCACCGGCCGAAGCGCCCGCGAAGGCGATTTCCCAGCTGCCCGCCGCGGTGCCGAGCCTGGCCGGGCGGGCCGGCGAACTCGACTGGCTCGACGCGCTGGTCACCCGCGTCGAGGCCGGGGAGACCACGATCGCCGTGGTCACCGGGACCGCCGGCGTCGGCAAGAGCACGCTGGTCGTCTGGTGGGCCCACCGCGTCGCGGCGCGGTTCCCGGACGGCGTCCTGTTCGCCTCGCTGCGCGGCTTCGACCCGCACCACCCGCCGCTGGAGCCCGCCGAGCTGCTGACGCAGTTCCTGCTCGGCTTGGGCGTCGAAACCGCGCAGGTCCCGGAGCTGCTGCACGAACGCGTCGCGCTGTACCGGTCGCTGATCGCCGGGCGCCGGATGCTCGTGCTGCTCGACGACGCCCGCACCGCCGAGCAGGTGCGCCCGCTGCTGCCGCCGAGCGCGCGCACGATGACCGTGGTGACGAGCCGGTCGCGCCTCGACGGGCTCGCCGTGTCGAACGCGGCCAAGCAGCGCGTGCTCGGCACGCTCGCCCCCGGCGACGCCGTCCGGCTGATCGAGGAGCTGGCCGGCCCGGCCGAGCACAACCACACGCTCGCGCGGCTCTGCGGTTACCTCCCGCTCGCGCTGCGCATCGCCGGCGCCCGGCTGTCGGCGAGCCCGCAGCGCACCGCGGCGGAGCTCGTCGACGAGCTCGGCAACGAGCGCACGCGGCTGGCCGGGCTGCAGGTCGACGGCGCTGAAGACGGGGTGCGCGCGGCCTTCGACGTCTCCTTCCGCGGCCTGCCCGGCGAGATCGCCGAGACGTTCCTGCAGCTGGGCGGGGTGCCCGGGGTGATGGTCGGGCCGCACCTGATGGCCGCCGTCGCGCAGATCCCGGTGGCCGAGGCCCGCCGCCGGCTGCGGGCGCTGGCCGCGCACAACCTCATCGAAGAGACCGCCCGCGACGTCTTCGCCCCGCACGACCTCGTCTGGCTCTACCTGCGCGAGCTGGCGGAGCAGGAGCTCGCCGAGAAGGAGCGCGACGAGACGCTCGGCTGGACGGTCCGCTACTACCAGGCGGTGGCCGACCGGGCGCGGCGCCGGCTCGCCCGCGTCGTCGATCCGCTCGACTTCGCCGGCGTGCTCGCCGAAGACGTGATGCCGCCGCTGCCGGGCTTCGCCGAGGCGCAGGACTGGTTCGGAGCCGAGTGGCCGAACCTGCTGGCGGTGCTCGACGCCGCGTACGCCGCGGGCCGCTACGACGACGTCTGGCGGCTGGCCCTGCTCGCGCACACCTACCGCGTCGCGTGCCCGCTGCTCGACGAGTGGACGCGGATGGCCGACCTCGGCGTCGCCGCCGCCGAAGCCGCGGGGGACGTCGCCGGGCAGTGCTGGCTGCGGCTCACCCGGTGCGAGATCGCGCTGACCTTCGAGCTGCCGGGCGCCGGGCTCGCCGACGCCGAGCGGGCGCGGGAGCTGGCCGCCGGGCTCGCCGACGACCGGCTCGCCACCGCGGCCGACCTGCAGCTCGGCCGCGCGCTGAGCCGGCTCGGCGAGCACGAGCGGGCCGTCGAGCGGCTGCGCACGGTCATCGCGGCGGCCGACGGCGACGCCGTGCTGCTCGGGCAGGCGCTCAGCAGCTGCGCGGCGGCGGAGCAGCGCGCGGGCCGTGTCCCCGACGCGATCGCCCACCAGCTCGCCGCGCTGCGGATCGACCGCGAGCTGGGCGACGACGACCGGGTCGTCCGCTCGCTGGACGACCTGGCCGCGCTGAGCCTGCGGGCCGGAGATCGGCCGGCGGCCGAGCGCTACGTCCGCGAGGCGATCGACCTCGCGATCAGCCGGGAGTTCGTCGCGCGCGAAGGCGCGTTGCGGCTGACCTTGGGCCGGGTCCTGCGGGCGAAAGGCGATCCGGCCGGCGCCCGTGAGCAGCTCGCGATGTCCGTGCGCATTTACGAACGCGTCCACCCGAAGCTCGTCGGCGAAGTCCGCGCCGAACTCGCTGAACTGCAGTGA
- the thpD gene encoding ectoine hydroxylase: MTLMDTRVDDGYPTRITGAPEHLPRVHPAVWGTEADGPIDAATLANHEARGYTVDDDLLSVGEVQTYWQELVRLSSNREPAQDERVITEARTGEVRSIFDVHVISDLIRELVRDPRVLDRARQLLGSDVYLHQSRVNYMPGFKGTGFYWHSDFETWHAEDGMPAPRAVSCSIALTDNYPFNGGLMIMPGSHRTFVQCAGETPAENHKASLKDQRVGVPTEDDITRMAAEHGIEQFTGQAGSALWFDANLMHGSGNNITPYPRSNIFLVFNSVENALTEPYAASRPRPSFIAGRDTTPISR, translated from the coding sequence GTGACGCTGATGGACACCCGGGTCGACGACGGTTACCCGACCCGGATCACCGGTGCGCCGGAGCACCTTCCGCGCGTGCACCCTGCCGTGTGGGGTACCGAAGCCGATGGTCCGATCGACGCCGCGACCCTGGCGAACCACGAGGCCCGCGGCTACACGGTGGACGACGACCTGCTCTCGGTCGGCGAGGTCCAGACGTACTGGCAGGAGCTGGTGCGGCTGTCCTCGAACCGGGAGCCGGCGCAGGACGAGCGCGTGATCACGGAGGCGCGGACCGGCGAGGTCCGGTCGATCTTCGACGTCCACGTGATCTCGGACCTGATCCGCGAGCTGGTGCGCGACCCGCGCGTGCTGGACCGGGCGCGGCAGCTGCTCGGCTCCGACGTCTACCTGCACCAGAGCCGGGTGAACTACATGCCCGGGTTCAAGGGCACCGGGTTCTACTGGCACTCGGACTTCGAAACCTGGCACGCGGAGGACGGCATGCCGGCCCCGCGCGCGGTCAGCTGCTCCATCGCGCTGACCGACAACTACCCGTTCAACGGCGGCCTGATGATCATGCCGGGCTCGCACCGGACGTTCGTCCAGTGCGCCGGTGAGACGCCGGCCGAGAACCACAAGGCCTCGCTCAAGGACCAGCGGGTGGGCGTGCCGACCGAGGACGACATCACCAGGATGGCGGCCGAGCACGGCATCGAGCAGTTCACCGGGCAGGCCGGGTCGGCCCTGTGGTTCGACGCGAACCTCATGCACGGCTCGGGGAACAACATCACGCCGTACCCGCGCTCGAACATCTTCCTGGTGTTCAACAGCGTGGAGAACGCCTTGACCGAGCCGTACGCCGCGAGCCGGCCGCGCCCGTCGTTCATCGCCGGCCGCGACACGACGCCGATCTCGCGCTGA
- a CDS encoding ectoine synthase, with translation MLVRTLDEVTDTDADIKTPNWRSKRIILAKEGVGFSVHETTLYAGTVNDFWYANHIEAVFITSGEGEVEDLATGKVHELKPGTLYLLNDHDKHQVRPRTEIKCVCVFNPPVTGREVHDENGVYPLITEDA, from the coding sequence GTGCTCGTTCGCACGCTCGACGAGGTGACCGACACCGACGCCGACATCAAGACCCCCAACTGGCGCAGCAAGCGCATCATCCTGGCGAAGGAGGGCGTCGGTTTCTCGGTGCACGAGACCACGCTCTACGCCGGGACCGTCAACGACTTCTGGTACGCGAACCACATCGAGGCCGTGTTCATCACCTCGGGCGAGGGTGAGGTCGAGGACCTCGCCACCGGCAAGGTGCACGAGCTCAAGCCCGGCACGCTGTACCTGCTCAACGACCACGACAAGCACCAGGTCCGGCCGCGGACCGAGATCAAGTGCGTGTGCGTGTTCAACCCCCCGGTGACCGGCCGCGAGGTGCACGACGAGAACGGCGTGTACCCGCTGATCACCGAGGACGCGTAA
- the ectB gene encoding diaminobutyrate--2-oxoglutarate transaminase, translating into MSIFEELESEVRSYSRGWPVVFDRAQGSWLHDESGKPYLDFFAGAGALNYGHNNPVLKQALIDYIQRDGVTHALDMYTVAKRDFLQTFRDRILDPRNLNYKVVFPGPGGANAVEAALKLARKVTGKESVINFTNAFHGMTLGALSVTGNSMKRGAAGIPLVHATPMPYDRYFDGAMPDFLYFEKLLEDSGSGLNEPAAVIVEGVQGEGGINAARLEWLKGLDDLCKRHNILLILDDVQMGCGRTGPFFSFEDAGISPDIVCLSKSISGYGLPMALTLIKPELDVWEPGEHNGTFRGISPAFITATAAIDTYWRDDELEKSTKANGERIASAFSGLVEAYPEAKLFAKGRGLARGLEFENGDLAGRVCAEAFARGMLMETSGPDGEVMKLLPPLTLTDDELTQGLSIIDESVKAVLTK; encoded by the coding sequence ATGAGCATCTTCGAAGAGCTCGAATCCGAAGTACGCAGCTACAGCCGTGGCTGGCCCGTCGTGTTCGACCGCGCGCAGGGGAGCTGGCTCCACGACGAGAGCGGCAAGCCGTATCTGGACTTCTTCGCCGGGGCCGGCGCGCTCAACTACGGGCACAACAACCCGGTGCTGAAGCAGGCCCTGATCGACTACATCCAGCGTGACGGCGTCACGCACGCGCTGGACATGTACACCGTGGCCAAGCGCGACTTCCTGCAGACCTTCCGCGACCGGATCCTCGACCCGCGCAACCTGAACTACAAGGTCGTGTTCCCGGGTCCGGGTGGCGCGAACGCCGTCGAAGCCGCGCTGAAGCTCGCGCGGAAGGTGACCGGCAAGGAGTCGGTCATCAACTTCACCAACGCCTTCCACGGCATGACGCTCGGCGCGCTGTCGGTCACCGGCAACTCGATGAAGCGCGGCGCCGCGGGCATCCCGCTGGTGCACGCCACGCCGATGCCGTACGACCGGTACTTCGACGGCGCGATGCCGGACTTCCTGTACTTCGAAAAGCTGCTCGAAGACTCCGGCAGCGGGCTCAACGAGCCGGCCGCGGTGATCGTCGAGGGCGTCCAGGGCGAAGGCGGCATCAACGCCGCGCGCCTGGAGTGGCTGAAGGGTCTCGACGACCTCTGCAAGCGCCACAACATCCTGCTGATCCTCGACGACGTCCAGATGGGCTGCGGCCGCACCGGCCCGTTCTTCAGCTTCGAGGACGCCGGGATCTCGCCGGACATCGTCTGCCTGTCGAAGTCCATCAGCGGCTACGGCCTGCCGATGGCGCTGACGCTGATCAAGCCGGAGCTCGACGTCTGGGAGCCCGGCGAGCACAACGGCACCTTCCGCGGCATCAGCCCGGCGTTCATCACCGCCACCGCGGCGATCGACACCTACTGGCGCGACGACGAGCTGGAGAAGTCGACCAAGGCCAACGGGGAGCGCATCGCCAGTGCGTTCTCCGGGCTCGTCGAGGCCTACCCGGAGGCGAAGCTGTTCGCCAAGGGCCGGGGTCTCGCGCGCGGGCTCGAGTTCGAGAACGGCGACCTGGCCGGGCGCGTCTGCGCCGAGGCCTTCGCCCGCGGCATGCTCATGGAGACGTCCGGTCCGGACGGCGAAGTCATGAAGCTGCTGCCGCCCCTGACCCTGACCGACGACGAGCTGACGCAGGGTCTGTCCATCATCGACGAGTCCGTCAAGGCCGTCCTGACCAAGTAG
- the ectA gene encoding diaminobutyrate acetyltransferase has product MRRWRPENSLLRFLSMSVTHLIESPTKADGAALWRIARDSAKLDLNSPYAYMLWCRDFAETSVVAREDGRAVGFVIAYRRPDEPGAALVWQVAVDASQRGKGLAGALLDALYTRLVGAGVRYLETTITPDNEASIGLFTSFAKRWNTAVETSVLFGGDEFPEAGHLAEELYRIGPLSVRTDPGE; this is encoded by the coding sequence CTGCGTCGCTGGCGGCCGGAAAATTCTCTGTTACGTTTCCTGAGTATGTCCGTAACGCACTTGATCGAATCGCCGACCAAGGCGGACGGCGCGGCGCTGTGGCGAATCGCGCGTGATTCCGCCAAGCTCGATCTCAACTCGCCGTACGCATACATGCTGTGGTGCCGCGATTTCGCCGAGACATCGGTGGTCGCGCGCGAGGACGGCAGGGCGGTCGGGTTCGTGATCGCCTACCGCCGGCCCGACGAGCCCGGGGCCGCGCTCGTCTGGCAGGTCGCGGTCGACGCGTCGCAACGAGGGAAGGGCCTGGCCGGGGCCCTGCTCGACGCGTTGTACACGCGCTTGGTCGGCGCGGGGGTGCGCTACCTCGAGACCACCATCACCCCGGACAACGAAGCGTCCATCGGGTTGTTCACGTCGTTCGCGAAGCGCTGGAACACCGCGGTGGAAACCAGCGTGCTGTTCGGCGGGGACGAATTCCCCGAAGCCGGGCACCTGGCCGAAGAGCTTTACCGCATCGGTCCGCTATCGGTACGCACAGATCCGGGCGAGTAG